In Nicotiana tabacum cultivar K326 chromosome 19, ASM71507v2, whole genome shotgun sequence, one DNA window encodes the following:
- the LOC107794955 gene encoding uncharacterized protein LOC107794955, translating to MVVLNQEDTYVGDTGVVTATSTGIDPSDPLYLHPSENLGAMLVSVPFSGIGYRSWRRSVMRGLSVKNQLGFISGECKSPDPQTQRFRQWERCDDMVTSWILNSLSKDIADSVEYANNIVELWRELEDRYEQTNCARLYQIQKEINVLSQGVLDITGYYTKLKKLWKELNTLNKKTHCSCTYTCGAKENIHEAEQDRRLIQILMGLNEVYIVVRGSILMMNPLPTLAQAFSLLIQNEKQREIKPNNQMFFESASLNVNTSKHGSYKTNYSNNSNSIGGNRPRPFCDYCKRPGHTKDKYYKLHGYPQSFRNSHTQSSNAGQNMNQAARFNKGRRIVATVQGTSAEAMPAGKDGSEDRDEVRHVNLSKEQYGQILNLLQHF from the coding sequence ATGGTTGTATTAAATCAGGAAGATACATATGTTGGTGATACCGGTGTCGTCACTGCGACGAGCACCGGAATAGATCCAAGTGATCCACTCTACCTACATCCGTCAGAAAATCTTGGAGCAATGCTCGTCTCAGTTCCTTTCAGTGGAATTGGGTATAGATCCTGGAGACGTAGTGTCATGCGAGGTTTGTCCGTCAAAAACCAATTAGGGTTTATAAGTGGAGAGTGCAAATCACCAGATCCTCAAACTCAAAGGTTTCGACAATGGGAGCGATGCGACGATATGGTAACGTCTTGGATTCTAAATTCACTCTCTAAAGACATCGCGGATAGTGTGGAATATGCTAATAATATTGTTGAGTTATGGAGAGAATTGGAGGATCGCTATGAGCAAACTAATTGTGCTAGGTTGTACCAGATTCAAAAAGAGATAAACGTCTTGTCTCAAGGTGTGCTGGACATTACAGGTTATTACACTAAACTGAAAAAGCTCTGGAAAGAGCTGAATACTTTGAATAAGAAGACTCACTGCAGTTGTACCTATACATGTGGTGCCAAGGAGAACATACATGAGGCCGAGCAGGACAGGAGATTGATACAGATCCTTATGGGACTTAATGAGGTCTACATTGTTGTACGTGGAAGCATTCTTATGATGAATCCACTGCCAACTCTTGCACAGGCTTTTTCACTGCTCATTCAGAATGAGAAGCAGAGAGAGATCAAACCAAATAACCAAATGTTTTTTGAGTCTGCTTCCTTAAATGTCAACACATCAAAACATGGTTCCTACAAAACAAATTACTCTAACAATAGCAATTCCATTGGAGGTAATAGGCCTCGACCATTTTGTGATTACTGTAAGAGGCCAGGGCATACCAAGGATAAGTACTACAAACTACACGGGTACCCTCAGAGTTTTAGAAATTCACACACTCAAAGTTCAAACGCAGGACAGAACATGAATCAAGCTGCAAGGTTCAACAAAGGAAGGAGAATAGTAGCCACTGTGCAAGGGACCTCTGCTGAAGCAATGCCAGCTGGAAAGGACGGATCAGAAGATAGAGATGAGGTCAGACATGTCAACCTTTCTAAGGAACAATATGGACAGATCCTGAATTTGCTGCAACATTTTTAG